One region of bacterium HR17 genomic DNA includes:
- the lapB_1 gene encoding Lipopolysaccharide assembly protein B: MWQWLRRWLQRPPATAAALRRQAQHYLRQRDVTRALPLLQQALALEPSNLEARINMGVALYLLRRYDEALEHFQFAAALDEQNPTALLNLAATYDALGRLDDALAVLQRTAQRFPDLPDVHYNLAVALAKKGERNEAIAALRRELERNPSHPHALRLLQILMGEKGSA; encoded by the coding sequence CGCCGGCGACAGCGGCAGCGTTACGCCGTCAAGCCCAGCACTACCTTCGCCAGCGCGATGTCACGCGAGCGTTGCCTTTGCTTCAACAAGCCCTCGCTTTAGAGCCTTCCAACTTAGAAGCCCGAATCAACATGGGGGTAGCCCTGTATCTCCTGCGGCGTTATGACGAAGCCTTAGAGCACTTCCAATTCGCTGCGGCGCTGGATGAACAGAACCCCACGGCACTGTTGAACCTCGCCGCGACTTATGATGCGCTGGGGCGGTTAGACGACGCCCTGGCTGTGCTGCAGCGCACCGCACAACGGTTCCCTGACCTGCCCGATGTGCACTACAACTTAGCGGTCGCGCTGGCTAAAAAAGGCGAGCGAAACGAAGCCATCGCCGCATTACGGCGCGAGTTGGAACGCAACCCATCCCATCCGCATGCCTTGCGGTTGTTGCAAATTTTGATGGGCGAAAAGGGCTCTGCGTAG
- the ldh_1 gene encoding L-lactate dehydrogenase — protein sequence MRIAVLGAGADVGRVICFALAQSPLLNAGDVLVLIGRQDGKSAFVVRGMAEDFAEAFADKALQVIPSVDPADAWGDAVIVVASAPDPAHFTRIFHRERLAEDNCRLLLNLMPVLRANRNRIGWVIIVTNPNELAVWLLTEAIESDRVLATGALVDSWRFRSELARDLGIAPHRVCAWAGGEHGPNMLFFWSTVRVDGVPVDPYALHPLRCPDRAAFERAKADAFAVVERVLAAEGLDAAYRALRPFPVEVRAVVKSYLTHTSGAKTGGIAAQAVLTLLRATQGATPTILCAQCVSPYGTVGLPVAISRAGVTPRPDLLSPDEEAALRRVGATVRERLHRLRAAVTV from the coding sequence TTGCGCATCGCGGTCTTGGGAGCAGGGGCGGATGTCGGACGCGTCATTTGTTTCGCCCTCGCCCAAAGCCCGCTGCTCAACGCCGGCGATGTGTTGGTGCTCATTGGACGGCAAGACGGCAAAAGTGCCTTTGTCGTGCGGGGCATGGCGGAAGATTTTGCGGAAGCCTTCGCCGACAAAGCCCTGCAGGTGATCCCGTCGGTGGACCCCGCTGACGCGTGGGGTGACGCCGTCATCGTCGTCGCCAGCGCCCCTGACCCCGCCCACTTTACCCGCATCTTTCACCGCGAACGCTTGGCGGAAGACAACTGCCGCCTGCTGCTGAACCTAATGCCCGTGCTACGGGCGAACCGCAACCGCATCGGTTGGGTCATCATCGTCACCAATCCCAACGAGTTAGCCGTTTGGCTGCTGACCGAAGCGATAGAGAGCGACCGGGTCCTGGCGACAGGCGCGTTGGTGGACAGTTGGCGGTTTCGGTCGGAACTTGCCCGCGACTTGGGCATCGCGCCGCATCGCGTCTGCGCATGGGCAGGCGGTGAACACGGACCGAACATGTTGTTTTTCTGGAGCACCGTCCGCGTGGACGGCGTTCCCGTTGACCCTTACGCCCTTCACCCCTTGCGCTGTCCCGATCGCGCCGCCTTTGAACGGGCGAAAGCCGATGCCTTCGCCGTCGTGGAACGGGTGCTGGCGGCAGAAGGGCTGGACGCCGCCTATCGGGCGTTGCGCCCGTTTCCCGTTGAAGTGCGGGCAGTGGTCAAGTCTTACCTGACCCACACTTCGGGCGCCAAGACGGGCGGCATCGCCGCCCAAGCGGTCTTGACCTTGCTACGGGCAACGCAAGGCGCCACACCGACCATCCTTTGCGCCCAGTGCGTGTCCCCTTACGGAACTGTCGGGCTGCCCGTCGCCATCAGCCGAGCAGGGGTGACCCCCCGTCCCGACCTGCTCAGCCCCGATGAAGAAGCCGCATTACGCCGAGTCGGGGCGACGGTGCGAGAGCGGTTGCACCGCTTGCGGGCAGCGGTTACTGTATGA
- the arcB gene encoding Delta(1)-pyrroline-2-carboxylate reductase, whose amino-acid sequence MARQTVYIREEQVRQLLALPDAVAAVENALIDKAEGFAVMPPKLIVPLPGGDFRTMPAYLPRQNIAGVKVVNAHPHNRAKGLPTVIALLVLLEPDTGFPLAVVEATYLTALRTAAIGVLSVRALADPQARVAALIGAGVQARFQILALQEALPHLQQVRVWSQDAELAWDLLREMQPRVRFTIEVCPTPEAAVRGAQVVVTATPSRKPLVRAEWIAKGTHITCIGADAPGKQELDPTILRRARVFLDDLTQGMESGEVNVPLRQGLLQPDDIAGELGEVLVGKKPGRLQPDDITVFSSTGLAIQDIACGGVLLRKLGIIQ is encoded by the coding sequence GTGGCGCGCCAAACGGTTTACATCCGCGAGGAACAGGTGCGCCAACTCCTCGCACTGCCTGACGCCGTTGCTGCCGTAGAAAACGCGTTGATAGATAAAGCGGAAGGGTTTGCCGTCATGCCCCCCAAACTGATCGTGCCGTTGCCTGGCGGTGATTTTCGGACGATGCCGGCGTATTTACCCCGCCAAAATATCGCCGGCGTCAAAGTCGTCAACGCCCATCCGCACAACCGCGCCAAAGGGTTGCCGACGGTCATAGCGCTGTTGGTGCTGTTAGAGCCAGACACGGGGTTCCCGTTGGCGGTCGTGGAAGCGACTTATTTGACGGCACTGCGGACGGCAGCCATCGGGGTGTTGAGCGTTCGTGCCCTCGCTGACCCGCAGGCGCGGGTCGCCGCTTTGATCGGCGCCGGCGTGCAAGCCCGCTTCCAAATCTTAGCGTTGCAAGAAGCGTTGCCCCATTTACAACAGGTGCGCGTTTGGAGCCAAGATGCGGAGTTAGCGTGGGATCTGCTGCGCGAGATGCAACCCCGCGTGCGCTTTACGATTGAAGTCTGCCCGACACCGGAAGCAGCGGTGCGGGGCGCTCAAGTCGTCGTCACCGCGACGCCTTCCCGAAAGCCCCTCGTGCGCGCCGAATGGATCGCCAAGGGCACACACATCACCTGCATCGGCGCCGACGCGCCAGGCAAACAAGAACTGGACCCGACAATTTTGCGCCGGGCGCGCGTTTTTCTGGACGACTTGACGCAGGGTATGGAATCGGGCGAAGTCAATGTCCCGTTACGACAAGGGTTGTTGCAACCCGACGACATTGCGGGCGAATTGGGCGAAGTGCTGGTCGGCAAAAAGCCCGGCAGACTACAGCCTGATGACATCACTGTTTTTTCCTCCACCGGTTTAGCCATTCAAGACATCGCTTGCGGTGGGGTGTTGCTGCGCAAGTTGGGCATCATACAGTAA
- the obg_1 gene encoding GTPase Obg → MPANLTPEYLQAEEDFRKATTIEEKIEALQRMLALLPKHKGTERIQADIKRRLAKLKEMEQQQRAKRGGSADPFYIPRHGAGQVVALGFPNVGKSALLSALSGVALEVADYPYTTQRPQPVMMPYENLQIQLVDTPPVVGEIEPAFAGMVRRADAALVIVDLSTDECFEQAEVLLKGMATRRVRLVRDPVDDDPTNPIVERAAILVGNKLDAPEAEDRFVLLQGAHGSQLPVVAVSALERVGLDDLKRLIFQQLRIIRVYAKPPGKPPTLDRPFVLKRGATVLDFAEEVHRDFPDKLRYARVWGSAEFPGQPVSKDFILQDGDIVELHL, encoded by the coding sequence ATGCCAGCCAACTTGACGCCTGAATACCTGCAAGCCGAAGAGGACTTTCGCAAAGCGACGACGATTGAGGAAAAAATTGAAGCGCTTCAGCGCATGCTTGCTCTGTTGCCCAAACACAAAGGCACCGAACGCATCCAAGCCGACATCAAGCGCCGCCTCGCCAAACTGAAGGAGATGGAGCAGCAACAACGGGCAAAACGGGGCGGCAGCGCCGACCCGTTTTACATCCCCCGACACGGTGCCGGTCAAGTCGTTGCCCTCGGCTTTCCGAATGTCGGTAAGTCAGCGTTGCTAAGTGCCCTCTCTGGGGTCGCGCTGGAGGTCGCCGACTACCCCTACACGACCCAGCGCCCGCAGCCCGTCATGATGCCTTACGAGAACTTGCAAATTCAACTGGTGGACACGCCGCCTGTCGTGGGCGAGATAGAACCGGCGTTTGCGGGCATGGTGCGTCGTGCCGATGCGGCACTTGTTATCGTGGACTTATCCACCGACGAGTGTTTTGAACAAGCGGAAGTGCTTCTCAAAGGCATGGCAACGCGCCGGGTGCGCCTCGTTCGCGACCCTGTGGACGACGACCCCACTAACCCCATCGTGGAACGCGCCGCCATTTTAGTCGGCAACAAACTGGACGCCCCCGAAGCCGAAGACCGTTTCGTGCTGCTGCAGGGGGCTCACGGCAGTCAGTTGCCGGTGGTCGCCGTGTCCGCCCTTGAGCGGGTCGGTTTAGATGACTTGAAACGGCTCATTTTCCAGCAACTGCGCATCATTCGCGTTTACGCTAAACCGCCCGGCAAACCTCCGACTTTAGACCGTCCTTTCGTCCTCAAGCGGGGGGCAACCGTGTTGGACTTCGCCGAAGAGGTGCACCGCGATTTTCCCGACAAACTCCGTTACGCCCGCGTCTGGGGTTCAGCGGAGTTTCCGGGTCAACCCGTGAGCAAGGATTTTATCCTGCAAGACGGCGACATCGTGGAGTTGCATCTCTGA